The genomic stretch GGTAGCGCCAATTTGATATTAACAACCATATTTTGTAAGTCGCCATCTGGAAGAAGCCCTTGAATACCGGGCATAGAGTTCGTAAAAATCGCATTTCTTACAGCTCGTTCGGCTGCTTTTGTAATATTTTGGCCGTGAACATCAACGCCAAAGCCAGTTTGGATAAATAGAATTTGTTCCATCATAAATCACTCCTTAAAATCTTTTATCAAAGCGGCGCCTGGTCGGTTTTTCGCATATCCTTCCATAACTTCGGTGAAATGTAATCCGTCAGTATCAGAAGAATTGGCGA from Listeria monocytogenes ATCC 19117 encodes the following:
- a CDS encoding Lin0512 family protein; this encodes MEQILFIQTGFGVDVHGQNITKAAERAVRNAIFTNSMPGIQGLLPDGDLQNMVVNIKLALPCDEEKLDEDTIRAIIPYGTVTIEKMAGGMMTTSGIFLEDKEDKNDLMYIVNASVETGY